In Porites lutea chromosome 7, jaPorLute2.1, whole genome shotgun sequence, a single window of DNA contains:
- the LOC140944901 gene encoding chromatin-remodeling ATPase INO80-like isoform X2: MASPQSSALAAPLYVQHLEKALRLDPFLSYLESVFTDPFLSNISEDDSELSENDAEAPAKGESLLNGDKNGLMINGSLSRDELRIDKTRLYNFAKVKKDRRWLKEVLLSDSSDTSCDEDDEAPLTEEDRQEMLWLHKHQKIAQQMYGFDKDLCRYQFYSASLLSNQDKYHEYQKQSGSKKLKRKKLKDGKVKLPKEKKEKDKLKVKKKKKKTDELEDDQRQLTLEERIFKKTLIRRKEADAKRRKLWALIVRKEIPRAHRQKSSARNNMLANCKKLAQLCQKEMRREAQRSQKVTLQTAPKARRLCREMLLYWKKYEKVEKEHRKRAEKEAMEQRKLDDEFREARRQQRKLNFLITQTELYAHFMSKKLKGAQADEGTQDILRKLDEPSAKQNVKTVQGGVLIDMENADTYDADEMKSKALSNAQRAIQDQEARTREFDNSYQQETGKKVSMSQAFFDQSYSLANPMMNMEQAHPQPTIFDGELKSYQLKGMNWLINLYEQGINGILADEMGLGKTVQSIAFLSYLAETHNIWGPFLVVAPASTLHNWQQEVTRFIPQFKVLPYWGNQGDRKSLRKYWTQKQVHINDYENAPFHVLITSYQLVVQDVRYFQRIKWQYLVLDEAQAIKSSSSVRWKILLGFLCRNRLLLTGTPIQNSMAELWALLHFIMPTLFDSHEEFNEWFSKDIENHAENKTAIDQDQLSRLHMILKPFMLRRIKRDVENELSEKIEIKLVCHLTTRQRRLYQAVRNKISIDDLVYTSTSSSSTNATTSSLMNLVMQFRKVCNHPELFERRDVRSPIHVEVPPFHLPKLVYREGILQFTTPSKTKILYNLLNISTVDYIHSSLKPDVSDTAAPASDCFSFLKFINLSPEQLSAMMLKGLVFRLLALVILLREINILHHQRFWGEDVPKNSKCLGRHGLILWPDSTTSYPSIQSSSVFPSLVFTGYTKRVSSHLTHNVQPILDDSDHKPLRGKDKEHSKGTRTRRTSSSAAVSPTSPTKKKESRQKGHHSHHTVISPTGKIPSSPLMHSPTGPFSPTKHYGHSFPTQMSPNTRHHHGLPVSPSRTHQHPHGPLPGALHLDEHHSSLGHSTSAAFGSPVMHSTPGHAPSSLHSPTGHVPPALHSPPGQGAPLPFCPTRQGPSLLTTLPEGFHLHAAPGVVPIDRTLQPTPLPAFLSTYIPKVTAGTSVYQCSDRSSAYEIQELLQGGPELCRNLLLYGTPDLEEVNFAKRHLFPSPLGGLEGSAPATGWSFVQIPDRNSLITDSGKLTVLDGLLRKLKLQGHRVLIYSQMTRMIDLLEEYMTYRKHKYMRLDGSSKISDRRDMVADFQNNADIFVFLLSTRAGGLGINLTAADTVIFYDSDWNPTVDQQAMDRAHRLGQTRQVTVYRLVTKGSIEERILQRAKEKSEIQKMVISGGHFKPEALKPKEVVSLLLDDAELECKFLQRQAEKKADEQRRRRERKRKKGGGPAELDEGASPIIDVMDGTPPAKARKGRKSKSSLVPPVPEGSLSGSKPASETSSLTGEGMSVRTGEGFDVDGTVGDDISVLSLDEVSLASADLSMDVPPSGTGTPLSLKPEGDDLDVPRSENASPALSDTSSKRGRGRGRGRGRGRGLPTGRGRASSSIRGTRTRTRGRGTGGALAASAAASAAAAAASAAAYAAYGFSFQGTGTPNPTPPPTRSSPVAFGAGGSVVSGYSNISHPVARYDSSAGYSPGQSAENSPARPSSQASARFTQQSSSPS, from the exons ATGGCATCCCCCCAGTCATCAGCTCTGGCAGCACCACTGTATGTCCAGCATCTggaaaaagctttacgcttggATCCATTTCTCAGTTACTTAGAGAGTGTATTTACGGATCCTTTCTTGTCTAATATCAG TGAAGATGATAGTGAACTAAGCGAGAATGATGCTGAAGCTCCTGCCAAAGGTGAAAGCCTTTTAAATGGGGACAAAAATGGCTTGATGATAAATGGATCCTTGAGTCGTGATG AGCTCCGAATTGACAAAACAAGACTGTACAACTTTGCCAAAGTGAAAAAAGATAGGAGATGGCTGAAG GAGGTGCTTTTGAGTGACAGCTCAGATACATCATGTGATGAGGATGATGAAGCACCACTGACAGAGGAAGATCGTCAGGAGATGCTGTGGTTACACAAACATCAGAAAATTGCACAGCAGATGTATGGCTTTGACAAAGAT CTGTGTAGGTACCAATTTTACAGTGCCAGCTTGCTTTCAAATCAGGACAAGTACCATGAATATCAGAAACAGTCTGGATCCAAgaagctgaaaagaaaaaagttaaaagatg GCAAAGTGAAACTtcccaaagaaaagaaagaaaaggacaaactaaaagtaaagaagaaaaagaaaaagactgaTGAATTG GAAGATGACCAGAGACAGTTGACATTGGAGGAAAGGATTTTCAAGAAAACTCTGATCAGACGCAAGGAAGCAGATGCTAAAAGAAGAAAGTTATGGGCTCTGATCGTCAGAAAAGAGATACCAAGG GCTCACAGACAGAAATCCTCTGCCAGGAACAACATGCTTGCAAATTGCAAAAAG CTTGCTCAACTTTGCCAGAAGGAAATGCGCAGAGAAGCTCAGAGGTCTCAGAAGGTGACATTACAGACCGCACCCAAAGCTAGAAGACTTTGTAGAGAG ATGCTACTGTATTGGAAGAAATATGAGAAAGTAGAAAAAGAACACAGAAAGAGAGCAGAAAAGGAAGCAATGGAACAGCGAAAACTTGATGATGAGTTCAGAGAG GCCCGAAGGCAGCAGCGGAAACTGAATTTCTTAATAACACAGACTGAGTTGTATGCTCATTTCATGAGCAAAAAGTTGAAAG GCGCACAAGCTGATGAAGGCACCCAAGACATTTTGAGGAAGTTAGACGAACCCTCTGCTAAACAGAATGTGAAGACAGTACAAGGGGGTGTGTTAATAGACATGGAGAATGCTGATACATATG ATGCAGATGAAATGAAATCCAAAGCATTATCAAATGCTCAGAGGGCAATCCAAGATCAAGAGGCAAGG aCAAGGGAATTTGACAACAGCTACCAGCAAGAAACAGGGAAGAAGGTTTCAATGTCACAAGCTTTCT TTGACCAGAGTTACAGTTTAGCAAACCCCATGATGAACATGGAACAAGCACATCCCCAACCAACAATCTTTGATGGGGAACTTAAATCATATCAGTTAAAG GGAATGAATTGGCTGATCAATCTCTATGAACAG GGGATCAATGGAATTCTCGCTGATGAAATGGGCTTAGGGAAGACTGTCCAGTCCATAGCATTTCTCTCATATCTTGCAGAG ACTCATAATATTTGGGGTCCATTCCTGGTGGTTGCTCCGGCCTCTACACTGCACAACTGGCAGCAGGAAGTTACCAGATTTATACCCCAGtttaag GTGTTACCATACTGGGGAAACCAGGGTGACAGGAAATCTCTTCGAAAATACTGGACACAG AAACAAGTTCACATTAATGACTATGAGAATGCTCCATTCCATGTACTTATTACAAGTTACCAACTG GTTGTCCAAGATGTCCGGTATTTTCAGCGCATTAAATGGCAGTACCTTGTACTGGATGAGGCACAAGCAATTAAAAGCAGTTCCAG cGTGCGTTGGAAGATTCTCCTTGGCTTCTTGTGTAGGAACAGACTTCTTTTAACTGGAACACCCATTCAGAACAGTATGGCAGAG CTGTGGGCCTTGCTTCACTTCATTATGCCGACGCTGTTTGATTCACATGAAGAATTTAACGAGTGGTTCTCGAAAGACATAGAAAATCATGCTGAAAATAAAACTGCCATTGACCAAG ACCAGCTTTCAAGACTTCACATGATCCTGAAACCCTTTATGTTGCGAAGAATAAAACGTGATGTGGAAAATGAACTGTCTGAAAAG ATTGAAATCAAGCTTGTGTGTCATCTCACAACGAGACAGCGCCGGCTTTATCAAGCTGTGAGAAATAAAATCTCCATTGATGATCTTGTTTACACGTCAACGTCTTCCTCGTCAACTAATGCAACAACAAGCAGCCTGATGAATCTAGTCATGCAGTTTAGAAAA GTCTGTAACCACCCAGAGCTGTTTGAGAGAAGAGATGTGCGTTCTCCCATTCATGTGGAGGTTCCGCCCTTCCATCTGCCTAAACTTGTCTACAGAGAGG gcaTTTTACAGTTCACAACGCCAAGTAAAACAAA AATTCTTTACAATCTGCTGAATATCAGTACAGTTGATTATATTCACAGCTCTTTGAAGCCTGATGTATCAGATACTGCAG CCCCAGCAAGTGACTGTTTCTCGTTTTTGAAGTTCATAAACTTGTCTCCTGAACAGCTGTCAGCCATGATGTTGAAGGGACTTGTATTTAG attATTAGCTTTGGTTATTCTTCTGAGAGAAATAAATATTCTTCATCATCAACGATTTTGGGGTGAAGATGTACCCAAAAATAG CAAGTGTTTGGGTCGCCATGGGTTGATTCTCTGGCCAGATTCAACCACCTCCTATCCGAGCATCCAGTCCAGTTCAGTTTTTCCATCGCTGGTATTCACTGGTTACACCAAGAGAGTATCTTCGCACTTGACTCACAATGTGCAACCCATCCTGGACGACAGCGATCACAAACCGCTCAGAGGGAAGGATAAAGAACACTCCAAAGGAACTAGAACTCGTCGCACTTCAAGCAGCGCGGCTGTATCACCAACCTCCCcaacaaagaagaaagaatCGCGGCAAAAAGGCCACCATTCACATCACACAGTGATTTCGCCCACCGGCAAGATCCCCTCGTCTCCTCTGATGCATTCTCCTACTGGTCCTTTCTCCCCAACAAAGCATTACGGGCACTCATTTCCCACACAGATGTCCCCAAACACTAGGCATCACCATGGCTTGCCAGTCTCGCCCTCAAGAACTCATCAGCATCCCCACGGACCCCTCCCTGGGGCGCTTCATTTGGACGAACACCATTCATCTTTGGGACATTCGACTTCCGCGGCTTTTGGAAGCCCAGTGATGCATTCAACTCCTGGGCATGCCCCATCTTCGCTACATTCCCCCACGGGGCATGTGCCACCCGCGTTACACTCACCCCCTGGACAAGGTGCCCCACTGCCCTTCTGTCCCACAAG gCAAGGCCCATCGCTTTTGACAACTTTACCAGAGGGATTCCACCTTCACGCCGCTCCAGGAGTTGTTCCAATAGATAGAACTTTGCAACCCACACCTCTTCCAGCCTTTTTGTCGACATATATTCCAAAG GTGACCGCAGGAACTAGCGTTTACCAATGTAGTGACCGTAGTTCTGCATACGAGATTCAGGAACTGTTACAGGGAGGCCCAGAACTCTGTAGGAACCTCCTGTTGTACGGTACCCCTGACCTTGAAGAAGTGAACTTTGCTAAGCGTCATCTCTTTCCTTCACCGCTTGGCGGATTGGAAGGTTCAGCACCAGCAACTGGATGGTCCTTCGTGCAAATTCCAG ACCGCAATTCATTGATTACAGACAGTGGCAAACTTACAGTACTCGATGGACTGCTTAGAAAACTCAAGCTTCAAGGCCACAGAGTGTTGATCTACTCCCAAATGACCAGAATGATTGACCTGTTAGAG GAGTACATGACCTACAGAAAACACAAGTACATGCGCTTGGATGGCTCGtccaaaatctccgacagaaGAGACATGGTGGCCGATTTTCAAAATAA CGCggacatttttgttttcctgctGAGCACCCGAGCAGGGGGTCTGGGGATCAACCTCACTGCCGCTGACACG GTAATTTTCTATGACAGCGATTGGAATCCCACTGTGGATCAACAG GCCATGGACCGCGCCCATCGCTTGGGCCAGACTCGCCAAGTGACCGTGTACAGACTGGTAACGAAGGGATCCATTGAAGAGAGAATTTTACAGAGAGCTAAAGAAAAGAGTGAG ATTCAGAAAATGGTGATATCGGGAGGTCACTTCAAGCCTGAAGCTCTTAAACCCAAAGAAGTTGTCTCTCTCCTACTTGACGACGCGGAACTGGAATGCAAAT TTCTCCAGCGTCAAGCTGAAAAGAAGGCAGACGAGCAAAgacgaagaagagagagaaaaaggaaaaagggtgGAGGACCTGCTGAG TTGGACGAAGGCGCGTCCCCTATTATTGACGTCATGGATGGGACACCCCCCGCTAAGGCCAGGAAAGGGCGCAAAAGTAAGAGCTCTCTTGTACCACCCGTACCAGAAGGGTCCTTATCTGGCTCCAAACCTGCCTCTGAGACAAGCAGCTTAACTGGCGAGGGAATGAGCGTGAGGACTGGGGAAGGGTTTGATGTTGATGGTACTGTCGGTGATGACATAAGCGTGTTGAGTCTGGATGAAG TATCACTTGCGTCCGCTGATCTTTCAATGGACGTTCCTCCAAGTGGCACAGGCACCCCACTCAGTTTAAAACCCGAGGGAGATGACCTAGATGTTCCCCGCAGTGAGAATGCTAGTCCCGCGCTTTCAGACACCTCCAGTAAAAGAGGAAGAGGCAGAGGCCGAGGGAGAGGAAGGGGACGCGGACTTCCCACTGGTAGGGGACGAGCGTCATCTAGTATTCGAGGGACAAGAACCCGAACGCGTGGACGAGGAACAGGCGGAGCTCTTGCTGCTTCCGCAGCGGCTTCAGCTGCCGCCGCGGCTGCATCTGCTGCTGCGTATGCAGCCTACGGCTTCTCTTTCCAAGGAACAGGGACACCGAATCCTACTCCACCACCCACGCGATCCAGTCCAGTAGCGTTTGGTGCGGGTGGCTCTGTTGTGTCAGGCTATAGCAACATCAGTCATCCGGTTGCACGGTACGACAGCTCCGCAGGGTACTCCCCTGGTCAGAGTGCAGAAAATAGCCCGGCTAGACCCTCGTCCCAGGCGTCTGCGCGCTTTACGCAACAGTCATCATCTCCGTCGTGA
- the LOC140944901 gene encoding chromatin-remodeling ATPase INO80-like isoform X4, whose translation MMVMGRIASILPTRRNKSAITAKRLQVGWIWFHKGGSLRTCGKNRPGDHSEDDSELSENDAEAPAKGESLLNGDKNGLMINGSLSRDELRIDKTRLYNFAKVKKDRRWLKEVLLSDSSDTSCDEDDEAPLTEEDRQEMLWLHKHQKIAQQMYGFDKDLCRYQFYSASLLSNQDKYHEYQKQSGSKKLKRKKLKDGKVKLPKEKKEKDKLKVKKKKKKTDELEDDQRQLTLEERIFKKTLIRRKEADAKRRKLWALIVRKEIPRAHRQKSSARNNMLANCKKLAQLCQKEMRREAQRSQKVTLQTAPKARRLCREMLLYWKKYEKVEKEHRKRAEKEAMEQRKLDDEFREARRQQRKLNFLITQTELYAHFMSKKLKGAQADEGTQDILRKLDEPSAKQNVKTVQGGVLIDMENADTYDADEMKSKALSNAQRAIQDQEARTREFDNSYQQETGKKVSMSQAFFDQSYSLANPMMNMEQAHPQPTIFDGELKSYQLKGMNWLINLYEQGINGILADEMGLGKTVQSIAFLSYLAETHNIWGPFLVVAPASTLHNWQQEVTRFIPQFKVLPYWGNQGDRKSLRKYWTQKQVHINDYENAPFHVLITSYQLVVQDVRYFQRIKWQYLVLDEAQAIKSSSSVRWKILLGFLCRNRLLLTGTPIQNSMAELWALLHFIMPTLFDSHEEFNEWFSKDIENHAENKTAIDQDQLSRLHMILKPFMLRRIKRDVENELSEKIEIKLVCHLTTRQRRLYQAVRNKISIDDLVYTSTSSSSTNATTSSLMNLVMQFRKVCNHPELFERRDVRSPIHVEVPPFHLPKLVYREGILQFTTPSKTKILYNLLNISTVDYIHSSLKPDVSDTAAPASDCFSFLKFINLSPEQLSAMMLKGLVFRLLALVILLREINILHHQRFWGEDVPKNSKCLGRHGLILWPDSTTSYPSIQSSSVFPSLVFTGYTKRVSSHLTHNVQPILDDSDHKPLRGKDKEHSKGTRTRRTSSSAAVSPTSPTKKKESRQKGHHSHHTVISPTGKIPSSPLMHSPTGPFSPTKHYGHSFPTQMSPNTRHHHGLPVSPSRTHQHPHGPLPGALHLDEHHSSLGHSTSAAFGSPVMHSTPGHAPSSLHSPTGHVPPALHSPPGQGAPLPFCPTRQGPSLLTTLPEGFHLHAAPGVVPIDRTLQPTPLPAFLSTYIPKVTAGTSVYQCSDRSSAYEIQELLQGGPELCRNLLLYGTPDLEEVNFAKRHLFPSPLGGLEGSAPATGWSFVQIPDRNSLITDSGKLTVLDGLLRKLKLQGHRVLIYSQMTRMIDLLEEYMTYRKHKYMRLDGSSKISDRRDMVADFQNNADIFVFLLSTRAGGLGINLTAADTVIFYDSDWNPTVDQQAMDRAHRLGQTRQVTVYRLVTKGSIEERILQRAKEKSEIQKMVISGGHFKPEALKPKEVVSLLLDDAELECKFGRRRVPYY comes from the exons ATGATGGTCATGGGCCGCATTGCAAGCATTTTGCCAACTCGACGGAACAAATCCGCCATAACGGCAAAGCGACTTCAAGTAGGGTGGATATGGTTTCACAAAGGTGGCTCTCTTCGAACATGCGGCAAGAACAGACCAGGTGACCacag TGAAGATGATAGTGAACTAAGCGAGAATGATGCTGAAGCTCCTGCCAAAGGTGAAAGCCTTTTAAATGGGGACAAAAATGGCTTGATGATAAATGGATCCTTGAGTCGTGATG AGCTCCGAATTGACAAAACAAGACTGTACAACTTTGCCAAAGTGAAAAAAGATAGGAGATGGCTGAAG GAGGTGCTTTTGAGTGACAGCTCAGATACATCATGTGATGAGGATGATGAAGCACCACTGACAGAGGAAGATCGTCAGGAGATGCTGTGGTTACACAAACATCAGAAAATTGCACAGCAGATGTATGGCTTTGACAAAGAT CTGTGTAGGTACCAATTTTACAGTGCCAGCTTGCTTTCAAATCAGGACAAGTACCATGAATATCAGAAACAGTCTGGATCCAAgaagctgaaaagaaaaaagttaaaagatg GCAAAGTGAAACTtcccaaagaaaagaaagaaaaggacaaactaaaagtaaagaagaaaaagaaaaagactgaTGAATTG GAAGATGACCAGAGACAGTTGACATTGGAGGAAAGGATTTTCAAGAAAACTCTGATCAGACGCAAGGAAGCAGATGCTAAAAGAAGAAAGTTATGGGCTCTGATCGTCAGAAAAGAGATACCAAGG GCTCACAGACAGAAATCCTCTGCCAGGAACAACATGCTTGCAAATTGCAAAAAG CTTGCTCAACTTTGCCAGAAGGAAATGCGCAGAGAAGCTCAGAGGTCTCAGAAGGTGACATTACAGACCGCACCCAAAGCTAGAAGACTTTGTAGAGAG ATGCTACTGTATTGGAAGAAATATGAGAAAGTAGAAAAAGAACACAGAAAGAGAGCAGAAAAGGAAGCAATGGAACAGCGAAAACTTGATGATGAGTTCAGAGAG GCCCGAAGGCAGCAGCGGAAACTGAATTTCTTAATAACACAGACTGAGTTGTATGCTCATTTCATGAGCAAAAAGTTGAAAG GCGCACAAGCTGATGAAGGCACCCAAGACATTTTGAGGAAGTTAGACGAACCCTCTGCTAAACAGAATGTGAAGACAGTACAAGGGGGTGTGTTAATAGACATGGAGAATGCTGATACATATG ATGCAGATGAAATGAAATCCAAAGCATTATCAAATGCTCAGAGGGCAATCCAAGATCAAGAGGCAAGG aCAAGGGAATTTGACAACAGCTACCAGCAAGAAACAGGGAAGAAGGTTTCAATGTCACAAGCTTTCT TTGACCAGAGTTACAGTTTAGCAAACCCCATGATGAACATGGAACAAGCACATCCCCAACCAACAATCTTTGATGGGGAACTTAAATCATATCAGTTAAAG GGAATGAATTGGCTGATCAATCTCTATGAACAG GGGATCAATGGAATTCTCGCTGATGAAATGGGCTTAGGGAAGACTGTCCAGTCCATAGCATTTCTCTCATATCTTGCAGAG ACTCATAATATTTGGGGTCCATTCCTGGTGGTTGCTCCGGCCTCTACACTGCACAACTGGCAGCAGGAAGTTACCAGATTTATACCCCAGtttaag GTGTTACCATACTGGGGAAACCAGGGTGACAGGAAATCTCTTCGAAAATACTGGACACAG AAACAAGTTCACATTAATGACTATGAGAATGCTCCATTCCATGTACTTATTACAAGTTACCAACTG GTTGTCCAAGATGTCCGGTATTTTCAGCGCATTAAATGGCAGTACCTTGTACTGGATGAGGCACAAGCAATTAAAAGCAGTTCCAG cGTGCGTTGGAAGATTCTCCTTGGCTTCTTGTGTAGGAACAGACTTCTTTTAACTGGAACACCCATTCAGAACAGTATGGCAGAG CTGTGGGCCTTGCTTCACTTCATTATGCCGACGCTGTTTGATTCACATGAAGAATTTAACGAGTGGTTCTCGAAAGACATAGAAAATCATGCTGAAAATAAAACTGCCATTGACCAAG ACCAGCTTTCAAGACTTCACATGATCCTGAAACCCTTTATGTTGCGAAGAATAAAACGTGATGTGGAAAATGAACTGTCTGAAAAG ATTGAAATCAAGCTTGTGTGTCATCTCACAACGAGACAGCGCCGGCTTTATCAAGCTGTGAGAAATAAAATCTCCATTGATGATCTTGTTTACACGTCAACGTCTTCCTCGTCAACTAATGCAACAACAAGCAGCCTGATGAATCTAGTCATGCAGTTTAGAAAA GTCTGTAACCACCCAGAGCTGTTTGAGAGAAGAGATGTGCGTTCTCCCATTCATGTGGAGGTTCCGCCCTTCCATCTGCCTAAACTTGTCTACAGAGAGG gcaTTTTACAGTTCACAACGCCAAGTAAAACAAA AATTCTTTACAATCTGCTGAATATCAGTACAGTTGATTATATTCACAGCTCTTTGAAGCCTGATGTATCAGATACTGCAG CCCCAGCAAGTGACTGTTTCTCGTTTTTGAAGTTCATAAACTTGTCTCCTGAACAGCTGTCAGCCATGATGTTGAAGGGACTTGTATTTAG attATTAGCTTTGGTTATTCTTCTGAGAGAAATAAATATTCTTCATCATCAACGATTTTGGGGTGAAGATGTACCCAAAAATAG CAAGTGTTTGGGTCGCCATGGGTTGATTCTCTGGCCAGATTCAACCACCTCCTATCCGAGCATCCAGTCCAGTTCAGTTTTTCCATCGCTGGTATTCACTGGTTACACCAAGAGAGTATCTTCGCACTTGACTCACAATGTGCAACCCATCCTGGACGACAGCGATCACAAACCGCTCAGAGGGAAGGATAAAGAACACTCCAAAGGAACTAGAACTCGTCGCACTTCAAGCAGCGCGGCTGTATCACCAACCTCCCcaacaaagaagaaagaatCGCGGCAAAAAGGCCACCATTCACATCACACAGTGATTTCGCCCACCGGCAAGATCCCCTCGTCTCCTCTGATGCATTCTCCTACTGGTCCTTTCTCCCCAACAAAGCATTACGGGCACTCATTTCCCACACAGATGTCCCCAAACACTAGGCATCACCATGGCTTGCCAGTCTCGCCCTCAAGAACTCATCAGCATCCCCACGGACCCCTCCCTGGGGCGCTTCATTTGGACGAACACCATTCATCTTTGGGACATTCGACTTCCGCGGCTTTTGGAAGCCCAGTGATGCATTCAACTCCTGGGCATGCCCCATCTTCGCTACATTCCCCCACGGGGCATGTGCCACCCGCGTTACACTCACCCCCTGGACAAGGTGCCCCACTGCCCTTCTGTCCCACAAG gCAAGGCCCATCGCTTTTGACAACTTTACCAGAGGGATTCCACCTTCACGCCGCTCCAGGAGTTGTTCCAATAGATAGAACTTTGCAACCCACACCTCTTCCAGCCTTTTTGTCGACATATATTCCAAAG GTGACCGCAGGAACTAGCGTTTACCAATGTAGTGACCGTAGTTCTGCATACGAGATTCAGGAACTGTTACAGGGAGGCCCAGAACTCTGTAGGAACCTCCTGTTGTACGGTACCCCTGACCTTGAAGAAGTGAACTTTGCTAAGCGTCATCTCTTTCCTTCACCGCTTGGCGGATTGGAAGGTTCAGCACCAGCAACTGGATGGTCCTTCGTGCAAATTCCAG ACCGCAATTCATTGATTACAGACAGTGGCAAACTTACAGTACTCGATGGACTGCTTAGAAAACTCAAGCTTCAAGGCCACAGAGTGTTGATCTACTCCCAAATGACCAGAATGATTGACCTGTTAGAG GAGTACATGACCTACAGAAAACACAAGTACATGCGCTTGGATGGCTCGtccaaaatctccgacagaaGAGACATGGTGGCCGATTTTCAAAATAA CGCggacatttttgttttcctgctGAGCACCCGAGCAGGGGGTCTGGGGATCAACCTCACTGCCGCTGACACG GTAATTTTCTATGACAGCGATTGGAATCCCACTGTGGATCAACAG GCCATGGACCGCGCCCATCGCTTGGGCCAGACTCGCCAAGTGACCGTGTACAGACTGGTAACGAAGGGATCCATTGAAGAGAGAATTTTACAGAGAGCTAAAGAAAAGAGTGAG ATTCAGAAAATGGTGATATCGGGAGGTCACTTCAAGCCTGAAGCTCTTAAACCCAAAGAAGTTGTCTCTCTCCTACTTGACGACGCGGAACTGGAATGCAAAT TTGGACGAAGGCGCGTCCCCTATTATTGA